Genomic window (Ferrovibrio sp. MS7):
GCAGATGCCGAGCGTGACGATCAGCACGACAAGGCGCTGCTGGATCGATAGGCGGAGGATTTGCTCAATCATGATCGGATGCTTTCCCGTAGGCCTCAGTGCGAATGCTCGGCTTCAGCCTTTTCAAGCTGAGCCTTGAGCACAAAGGAGTTCATCACCGCCACTTCCTCGCCGGCCTCCACGCCAAAACGGATCTCGGTTTGATTGCCATCGCTGCGTCCGAGGACAACATCACGTTTCTCAAAACCATCCGGAGTGCGAACAAACACCACCGACTCCTTCTTCAAGCGTTGAATCGCGGCCTTCGGCACCAGGACGGCGGCCCGCTCAATGGCGCTTTTCACCGTTACCGAGGCGAAATCGCCAAGGCGCCAGTTGCCTGTTTCATTGCTGATCTGCACCACGATCTTGGCCAGGCGGGTTTCGCGATCGACCACCGGACTGACGAAAACCACCTTGCCCTCGGCCTTGATCGGCCCATCAGCCGCAACCAGGTCCCCCTCGCGTATGGCAGCGAGGTCGGCCGGCGCCACCGCAGCCTCGATCCAGAGTTTTGAAAGGTCTGCAACGGTGAAGAGTTCAGTCTCGCTGGGAACCGAGGCACCCAGTACGCCGCGGCGCTCCACCACCCTGCCGGCAATCGGGCTGCGGATTTCCAATACCTGCAAACCGGAATTGCTGCCATTCAGCCGCGACAGATCGCTGCCATTAAAACCGAAAGCGGCAAGCTTCTGGCGCGCAAGATCGATCCGGATGCGGGCCTCCTCGACCGTGGCGCGCGCTTGCAGATAATCCTGTTCCGAGCTGATCTTTTTTTCCCAGAGATTGCGTTCCCGTTCAAAGGTGGTGCGCGCCAGAGCTTCGCTGCGTTGAGCCGCCAGGAATTCACCTTTGGCTTCGGCAATCTCGCGGCTTTCCAAAACCGCCAGCAATTCCCCCTTGGCCACGGCATCGCCGAGCCGCTTACGCAGATCAACAATGACACCGGAGGACTTGGCAGCCACAGCCGCAACCTGATCCGGGTTCGCCACCACATTGCCGGGGAAAGTGGTGGTCCGCACCAACTCCCCTTCCCGCGCCGGGCTGAGGCTGATGCCCGACTGCGTCACCTGATCATCGCTGAGTTTCAGCGGATTCTCCTCTGCTTCACTGCCATGGCCGCGATTCCCGCCGCCATGACCATGGCCATCTTCGGCACCATGGCTGGCTGGGCCATCGCTATGCAGGAACGGCAGTTTTTCCGGCGCCGCCACGAACAGCGTGCCGCCGATACCGACAATCAATCCCGCCGCAAGGGCGATAAGGCTGTTACGCATGGGGATCTCCAGATCAATAAGTGCGGCCGGCGAGACGCATCAACTCGATGCGTGCCAGGTGATAGTCGCGCAGGGCGGTGGCATGTTGCGCTTTGACATCGAATTGCGTGCGCTGGGCATCGAGCAGATCGAGAAAGCCGAATTTGCCGGCAGCATAGCCCTCGGCTGCAGCGGCATAGGTCTCGTCCGCAGCCGGGATGATCGTCCGGCTCAGCACCTCCACTTCGCGGTGCGCCGCCTGCAGCGACTGCCGCGCTTTCGCCAGGCTGGCCAGCAGATTGAGGCGCAATGCATCCGCCTCGGCTTCCGCGCGGACCAGTTCCTGGCGCGCACGCTGGATACCGCCCCGATTGCTGTCGAACACCGGAATCGGGATCGAAATACCAACCATGAAGGCGTTGCTGTCATCCTCGTTGTAGCGGCGAATCCCGGCGCGCAGGGTCGGATCTGGCACGGCGGCGGACTGCTCCTTGGCAATAGCTGTCCTTGCCTGGGCTATGGCGGCACCGGCACGGCTGAAATCCGGGTTGGCGCGCAGGCTTTCCTCATCGGGCCCCACATTGGGAAGGGCACCACTGCGCTCAAACCAGCCGCCGTCATTGGCCAGGTCGATCCGAGTAACACCAAGGCTGCCGGCTAGCGTTGCTAGTACGGCAGCATATTCGCGCTCCGCTTTCTGGGTCGCCACCTCGGCGGCGGCTTGCGCGATTTCGCTCTTGCGCGCTTGGAACGGCGGCTCGCGGCCATTCTGCACCCGCTCGCGCACGGCACCGGCAAGGGCTTGCGCATTCTTCAGCCGATCACCTTCAAGCGCCACGACACGGGCGGCATACAGCGCCGACACATAGCCACGGGCGATCTCCTCGCGCAGAGCCAGTTGATCGACATCGCGTTCGTGTCCCGCCAGAGCGAGGCCGGCATCGGCGAAACCGATCCGCGCTTCCCGCTTGCCACCCATTTCGATGGTCTGGGAGATGCCGGCGGCGACCTCGATATTGCGGCTGCCGCGATAGGATTTGCTGCCGGCAAAATTGTCGGCATCGACGAACAGTTCCGGATTGGGCCGGGCTTCCGCCTGCAGGCGGTCGCCGCCGGCAGCTTCCCGCCGCGCCTCGGCAACACGCAGCCGCGGCGAATTTGCCTCGCCGATACGGAGGGCTTCTTCAAGACTGCCGATCCGGGCCACTGCACCAGAAGCCGGCGTGATCTGCACAGGAATGGTCTGCACAGGGGTAATCTGCACAGGGGTTTGCGCGGCCAAAGGCTTGACCAGGCCCGCCATTACGGCGAGCGCAAGCAGGGGGAGACGCATGTTCTGTTCCCTTGAACGAAATACGAATGGCCGGCACCAATGGCGCCGGAGCGTTCAGGCTCAGGGAATCAGGCTTTGGGGGGTTCGAGCAGGCCGAAAATCAGCCCAAGATCGATGCCGGCATCGCGCAGCGGCAGCAGGCACTCGGCCGACGGGAGGTCAGCGATCAGGACTTTCAGCTGTGCCGGCATGGCGCGGCCATGCTGGTCGCAATGCACGGCGCAGTCCTGCATCTGCTTGGCGGGTGCAGGCGTCTCGTCACCCGCGGCGGCTTCCAACGGCGCTGTATCGGACGCTGCCGAATAGGCCAGGGCTGCCGGCTCCACAGCATTGGCACTGGCATATTCCGCATGCCAGGAACCGAACAGGGCAGAGAACAGGAGCGCAGACACGGCGAGCAGGGCGGCGAGAAGCCGTCCGTTCCGTCGATATGCTGCGATTGCCTGGGTCATGCTCTGTGCTACTGCTTTCTTACACTAATACTAGGGCTACTTAGCGGTAAGACTATACTGCGCCTTACCGATTTCCTTGCCGCCCTCGCTGAGGGTGGCCATGGCGCGGACCGCACCCGAAAGCGGCGCACCGGCCTTGCCGGCCAGCTTGTCGCCTTGCGGCTTCAGTTCCACGCTGCTCTCCGCGTTGTTGACGAAGAGCTTGACCGACGCCGCCATGCCGCCCGTGGGCTGTAATGGCTTATGATCCTTGATGACATAGAGCTGCACATCGCTGCCCTTGACCACCAATTCGCCTTCATAGGCACCGATCTTCTTCACCTGGCCACCGTATTTCGCCTCATCGGCATGAGCCGATGCCGCGAAAGCCAGCGTGGCAGCGGCGATGATCGCTAGTAACGCTTTCATTCATCCTCCATATGGTAGGCATTGCGTGTGGAAATTGCCAAAGCTGACACAGGCTTGCAAGCCTATGCCCTGCGGCGCTTTGCCACCGTAATACTGTAGCGCATCGTCCTGCCTCAAATTACGGCATTCCGGATACGGGCGACGTTGCTGTTCATGAGATGCCGCACGAAATGAACGTAAAGCCAGCGACGCCAACCCGTCACATTGGTGCCGACCTCGGCATAAAACGCGTCCGGCGTGTCATAGAGTCCGAAGTCGCGGTTGATGCCGTCGCGCTGGATATAGGTGTCACCCCCTGTCCATTCGACCTCTGGCATACAGAGATTCGCCGTTGCCGCACCATAGCCGCAGAAGTTCCGGCTGCTGTCCTTGAACCGGTGCTGCAACTGCCGAAGGTATGGCCTGTCGAGGATCAGGCCTTCGAGATTGATCCACCGGCCATTCAGCCAGACCTCCACCCAACTATGCAGGATGTCATTGGGTGCCAGGTGATAGAAAATTCCGGTCACCGCGCCGCGCTGCAATGCCTTGTGAATCGTGAAGCCATGAAAACGGCAGGGGATGCCCACCGCCCGCAGGAGTGCCATGAACAAGGTCGCTTTGGTATTGCACTGGCCATAGCCGTCGCTCAGGATTTGCGACGCTGGCAGGGCGTCGTCGCTGTTATAGCCAAATAGAATCTCATCGCGCACGAAGGTATAGATTCCGGCTGCCGCTGCCTCCGGCGGCAGGCCCCGCCAAGACTGACGGTCGATTAGCGCCTGGATTGTCGTGGCGCTGAAATCCAGCAAGCGCGTTTCCGCCAGCAGGCCGCTTTTTGCCTGTGCAGCTTCGCCCATCATACCCATCGCGTTCTTCCACTTGTGATTCGGGGTTGCTGGCGATAACCTACAGTCTACAATAGTTATAGCTTCAAGCGGATTTTTTGGAGGGCCGGTAATATGGAAATGGCGATTGGCAAACTGGCGGAACAAAGCGGTTGTTCGGTGCAGATCGTGCGCCACTATGAGCAGGCTGGCCTGCTGCCCTCACCACCCCGCACCGGCGGCAACCAGCGCCGCTATGGCCAGGCGCATCTGCAGCGGCTGCAATTCATCCGCCATGCCCGCGACCTCGGCTTCTCCCTCGATGACATCCGCGAGCTGGTCACGCTGACCGACCGGCCCGACCAATCTTGCGCAGCCGTCGACAGGGTGGCGCAAAAGCATCTCGAGGACGTGGAGCGCCGCCTCAAGCAGCTGGAGGGTATGCGGGCGGAATTGCGGCGGATGGTGCGTGCCTGCGGGCGTGGCCGTATCGCCGATTGCCGCATCATCGAAACCCTGGCGGATTTTTCCCACCAGCATTGCCAATTTCACGAGCACGGCACCACGCCGGCGGCATCGCGGCGCAGAAAACTGTAGCGGCGCGGGGAAAACCGCCAATGGGAAGCCGGACCGGACCCTTGAACCTCCAACGGTTATAGGTATTAGGCTGGGAGAAGCGCGGAAGGAATTCCCTTCCGCATTCATCCATTGGGCAGGATAAGCACATGGCTTCCCTGAACTCCGAGCCGACCAGCCAAGGCGACTCTTACGAATGGTCCATTTCCGGCATGGATTGCGGTTCATGCACGGCAAAGATTCGGGATGCCCTGCGGCGGCTGCCGGGCGTCAGCGATATTGAAATCGGCCTGATGTCCGAGCGGCTGCGCCTGCGGCTGGATGCCGGCGCTTCCACGCCGGACACCATAGAGAAAACCGTGCGCGCCCTGGGCTTTGGCATTGTCGCGCAACAGAAAAGCCAGGTCGAACCGCCGGAACAGCGCGAGCCGGTTCAGCGGCCACACCACGACCACCAGCATCAGCACGGCGATCCGCAGGATCATGGCCAGTCCTGGTACAACACCGGCAAAGGCAGGCTTGCGCTCATCACCGGCCTGCTTCTTGCCGCCGCCTGGGCTATCGGCCATCTGGGATCGGCGCAACTCGGCAACTGGGCTTTCATTGTCGCTTGCCTGATCGGCCTGGTGCCCGTGGCACGCCGCGCCTTTGCCGCCCTGCGCCTGGGGCAGCCCTTCACAATCGAAAGCCTGATGACCATTGCCGCCATCGGCGCGATTGCCATCAATGCGGCCGAAGAGGCAGCCCTTGTCGTCTTTCTCTTCGCGGTCGGCGAAGTGCTGGAAGGTGTGGCTGCCGGCAAGGCCCGCGACAGTATCCGCGCTCTGGCCAGCCTGGTGCCCAAAACGGCCCTGCTGCTGACAGCTGGCGAGCCACGGGAAGTGCCGGCGGAACAGCTTGCCGTGGGTCAGGTGGTGCTGGTGCGGCCTGGCGACCGGATCCCGGCCGATGGCGAGATCATCACCGGCACCTCGGGCATCGATGAAAGCCCGGTAACCGGCGAAAGCCTGCCCAAAACCCGTGGCCCCGGCGAGGCGGTATTTGCCGGCTCGATCAATACCGAGGCCGTGCTGCATCTGCGGGTCACCAAGGCCGCTGCGGACAACACGATTGCCCGCATCATCCGCCTGGTGGAGGAAGCCGAGGAAGCCCGGGCACCGACCGAGCGTTTCATCGACCGTTTCAGCCGCTGGTACATGCCCGCCATCGTATTGCTGGCCGCCTGCGTCGCGCTGCTGCCGCCACTGGCGCTTGCCCAGCCCTGGGATATCTGGATTTACCGCGGCCTCGCGCTGCTGCTGATCGGTTGCCCCTGTGCCCTGGTCATATCGGTGCCCGCGTCGATTGCTTCGGCACTATCAGCCGGTGCACGGCGTGGCCTGCTGATGAAAGGCGGCGCAGTGATGGAAGCGGCAGCCGGCATCACGCATGTCGCCTTTGATAAAACCGGCACGCTGACCCATGGCCGCCCGGAAGTCACCGATGTCGTCGATCTCGGCACAGCCGGCGAAGGAAAAATCCTGGCGGTGGCCGCAGCGGTGGAAGCAGGCTCAAGCCATCCGCTTGCCCAGGCGGTCCTGAAACGGGCGGCGAAGGCCGGCGTCTCGCCGATATCCGGCAGCGCCGCCAGAATACTGCCCGGCAGAGGCGTGGCGGCCACCGTCGATGGCAAGGAAGCCTGGGTTGCCAGTCCGCGGCATGCGGCTGAAGCGGGCATCCTGAACGAGCAGGGCTTGCGCCGTGCCGCCGATCTGGAGCAGGAAGGCAAGACCGTGGCGGTGGTATTCCAGGCCGATGGCATCCTCGGCCTGATCGCCATGCGAGACGAATTGCGCGCCGATGCGGCGGATGCGATGCGGCAATTGCGGGCCATGGGCCTGGGCGCCGTGATCCTGACCGGCGACAACCCGCGCACGGCGGCGGCCATTGCCGGGATTCTGGGCATGGATTACCGCGCCGAAATGCTGCCGGAACAGAAGCTCGAAGCCATCCGCGACCTCAGCCGCAGCGGCAGCGTGATGATGATCGGCGATGGCATCAACGATGCCCCGGCGTTGAAGCAGGCGGCCGTGGGCGTCGCCATGGGCTCCGGCACGGATGTCGCCCTGGAAACCGCCGATGCTGCGGTATTGCGCGACCGCGTGACGGATATACCGGCCAAAATCCGGCTCGCCCGTGCCGCCATGGCAAACATCCGGCAGAATATCGCCTTGGCCCTCGGGCTGAAGGCGGTTTTCCTGGTCACTTCGGTGGTCGGCCTCACCGGATTGTGGATCGCCATCCTGGCCGATACCGGCGCAACGGTACTGGTCACCCTGAATGCCTTGCGCCTGCTGCGTTTCGATCCCGAGCGGGAGGCATGAGGTGACGGCATCTCCCGATCAGCCCGGCACACCGCTGCCGG
Coding sequences:
- a CDS encoding efflux RND transporter periplasmic adaptor subunit produces the protein MAAPEKLPFLHSDGPASHGAEDGHGHGGGNRGHGSEAEENPLKLSDDQVTQSGISLSPAREGELVRTTTFPGNVVANPDQVAAVAAKSSGVIVDLRKRLGDAVAKGELLAVLESREIAEAKGEFLAAQRSEALARTTFERERNLWEKKISSEQDYLQARATVEEARIRIDLARQKLAAFGFNGSDLSRLNGSNSGLQVLEIRSPIAGRVVERRGVLGASVPSETELFTVADLSKLWIEAAVAPADLAAIREGDLVAADGPIKAEGKVVFVSPVVDRETRLAKIVVQISNETGNWRLGDFASVTVKSAIERAAVLVPKAAIQRLKKESVVFVRTPDGFEKRDVVLGRSDGNQTEIRFGVEAGEEVAVMNSFVLKAQLEKAEAEHSH
- a CDS encoding TolC family protein, which gives rise to MRLPLLALAVMAGLVKPLAAQTPVQITPVQTIPVQITPASGAVARIGSLEEALRIGEANSPRLRVAEARREAAGGDRLQAEARPNPELFVDADNFAGSKSYRGSRNIEVAAGISQTIEMGGKREARIGFADAGLALAGHERDVDQLALREEIARGYVSALYAARVVALEGDRLKNAQALAGAVRERVQNGREPPFQARKSEIAQAAAEVATQKAEREYAAVLATLAGSLGVTRIDLANDGGWFERSGALPNVGPDEESLRANPDFSRAGAAIAQARTAIAKEQSAAVPDPTLRAGIRRYNEDDSNAFMVGISIPIPVFDSNRGGIQRARQELVRAEAEADALRLNLLASLAKARQSLQAAHREVEVLSRTIIPAADETYAAAAEGYAAGKFGFLDLLDAQRTQFDVKAQHATALRDYHLARIELMRLAGRTY
- a CDS encoding transglutaminase-like domain-containing protein; protein product: MGMMGEAAQAKSGLLAETRLLDFSATTIQALIDRQSWRGLPPEAAAAGIYTFVRDEILFGYNSDDALPASQILSDGYGQCNTKATLFMALLRAVGIPCRFHGFTIHKALQRGAVTGIFYHLAPNDILHSWVEVWLNGRWINLEGLILDRPYLRQLQHRFKDSSRNFCGYGAATANLCMPEVEWTGGDTYIQRDGINRDFGLYDTPDAFYAEVGTNVTGWRRWLYVHFVRHLMNSNVARIRNAVI
- a CDS encoding MerR family transcriptional regulator, whose amino-acid sequence is MEMAIGKLAEQSGCSVQIVRHYEQAGLLPSPPRTGGNQRRYGQAHLQRLQFIRHARDLGFSLDDIRELVTLTDRPDQSCAAVDRVAQKHLEDVERRLKQLEGMRAELRRMVRACGRGRIADCRIIETLADFSHQHCQFHEHGTTPAASRRRKL
- a CDS encoding heavy metal translocating P-type ATPase produces the protein MASLNSEPTSQGDSYEWSISGMDCGSCTAKIRDALRRLPGVSDIEIGLMSERLRLRLDAGASTPDTIEKTVRALGFGIVAQQKSQVEPPEQREPVQRPHHDHQHQHGDPQDHGQSWYNTGKGRLALITGLLLAAAWAIGHLGSAQLGNWAFIVACLIGLVPVARRAFAALRLGQPFTIESLMTIAAIGAIAINAAEEAALVVFLFAVGEVLEGVAAGKARDSIRALASLVPKTALLLTAGEPREVPAEQLAVGQVVLVRPGDRIPADGEIITGTSGIDESPVTGESLPKTRGPGEAVFAGSINTEAVLHLRVTKAAADNTIARIIRLVEEAEEARAPTERFIDRFSRWYMPAIVLLAACVALLPPLALAQPWDIWIYRGLALLLIGCPCALVISVPASIASALSAGARRGLLMKGGAVMEAAAGITHVAFDKTGTLTHGRPEVTDVVDLGTAGEGKILAVAAAVEAGSSHPLAQAVLKRAAKAGVSPISGSAARILPGRGVAATVDGKEAWVASPRHAAEAGILNEQGLRRAADLEQEGKTVAVVFQADGILGLIAMRDELRADAADAMRQLRAMGLGAVILTGDNPRTAAAIAGILGMDYRAEMLPEQKLEAIRDLSRSGSVMMIGDGINDAPALKQAAVGVAMGSGTDVALETADAAVLRDRVTDIPAKIRLARAAMANIRQNIALALGLKAVFLVTSVVGLTGLWIAILADTGATVLVTLNALRLLRFDPEREA